From Salvelinus sp. IW2-2015 linkage group LG18, ASM291031v2, whole genome shotgun sequence, a single genomic window includes:
- the LOC111978106 gene encoding zinc finger protein 883-like: MEGSETDFTSSEPDALGADFITVELDTQPIEYVVKWAEVGSKFTISCVKKEADEGSGLNLEHVKAEPDEPFFAQYEEEFTGCEIAEQSVVVKTDDSDEDDHTEPGSSQLVPVGDGSDSGSEKWEYISPGGYYSCNYCGKCYSHSSSLSRHQQLHTGKAPPPPNKQTDTGSGEGNKYKCTQCAMRFKSRRALGTHLRTHRGMRVYPCNICGKDFNHSSSLSRHRLIHKKGKGIPSGVIPAEISYVRRPPGSRNKKKQAEKKIPGEKKIPGEKKFPIRKNLSGEKFYACTQCDMTFKNSIGLSKHQVSHVKDLLNNYAHGKDGLTKSSDLKIRLKLCSRDKPNFYTLCKKNKRSRAAKRQRQASVSEEEEGPYACEQCDKRFSQVQSLARHQQMHKGDNKFSCSYCKKTFTRLSNLHHHERSHSTGGKYECTTCSKTFVHSSSYSRHKRQHAEEEARQRKGIDEMEPLDSDSE; encoded by the coding sequence ATGGAGGGCTCTGAGACTGACTTTACTTCGTCTGAACCGGATGCACTTGGGGCAGACTTCATCACAGTGGAATTGGATACCCAACCCATAGAATATGTTGTCAAGTGGGCCGAGGTCGGGTCCAAGTTCACAATATCCTGTGTGAAAAAGGAGGCGGACGAGGGGTCTGGCCTAAATCTGGAGCATGTGAAGGCAGAGCCAGACGAGCCCTTCTTTGCACAGTATGAAGAGGAGTTCACTGGCTGTGAGATAGCAGAACAGAGTGTTGTAGTAAAGACGGACGACTCGGATGAGGATGACCACACTGAGCCAGGGAGTAGCCAGCTGGTTCCTGTTGGAGATGGCTCTGATTCGGGCTCAGAGAAATGGGAATATATCTCACCAGGGGGATACTACAGCTGCAACTACTGTGGGAAATGCTACAGTCATTCCTCAAGCCTATCAAGACACCAACAATTGCACACAGGAAaggcacccccacccccaaacaagCAAACAGATACAGGGTCAGGTGAGGGGAACAAATACAAATGCACGCAGTGTGCAATGCGATTCAAAAGCAGAAGAGCTCTCGGAACTCACCTGAGAACACATCGGGGCATGAGAGTTTACCCATGCAACATCTGTGGGAAGGATTTTAACCACAGCTCCAGTTTGTCGCGTCATAGGCTCATCCACAAAAAAGGGAAGGGTATTCCCTCTGGTGTCATACCCGCTGAAATCAGTTATGTCCGCCGCCCACCTGGCAGCAGGAATAAGAAGAAGCAGGCTGAGAAGAAGATCCCTGGCGAAAAGAAGATCCCTGGCGAAAAGAAGTTCCCTATCAGGAAGAACCTCTCTGGAGAGAAGTTCTACGCGTGTACACAATGTGATATGACCTTCAAGAACTCCATTGGCCTCTCAAAACACCAGGTCTCTCATGTCAAGGACCTGCTTAATAACTATGCCCATGGTAAAGACGGTCTTACCAAGTCCTCTGACTTGAAAATACGCCTCAAGTTGTGCTCGAGGGACAAACCCAACTTCTACACCCTCTGTAAGAAGAACAAGCGATCAAGAGCTGCCAAGCGCCAGCGCCAAGCATCGGTCTCTGAGGAAGAGGAAGGACCATATGCATGCGAGCAGTGTGACAAGCGCTTCAGCCAAGTGCAGAGCCTCGCCAGGCACCAGCAAATGCACAAGGGAGACAACAAGTTCAGCTGCTCTTACTGTAAAAAGACCTTCACCAGGTTGTCCAACCTCCACCACCATGAGAGATCTCACTCCACAGGGGGGAAGTACGAATGCACAACCTGCAGCAAGACATTTGTGCACTCGTCCAGCTACTCCAGGCACAAGCGGCAGCACGCAGAGGAGGAGGCCCGCCAGCGGAAGGGCATAGATGAGATGGAGCCACTTGATTCAGACTCTGAGTGA